A portion of the Camelus ferus isolate YT-003-E chromosome 16, BCGSAC_Cfer_1.0, whole genome shotgun sequence genome contains these proteins:
- the P4HB gene encoding protein disulfide-isomerase isoform X1 — MLRRALLCLVLAALPRAGAGAPDEEDHVLVLNKSNFDEALAAHKYLLVEFYAPWCGHCKALAPEYAKAAGKLKAEGSEIRLAKVDATEESELAQQYGVRGYPTIKFFKNGDTASPKEYTGGPACVGAAGREADDIVSWLKKRTGPAATTLPDGAAAEALVASSEVAVIGFFKDLESDSAKQFLLAAEAVDDIPFGVTSSGDVFSKYQLDKDRVVLFKKFDEGRNDFEGEVTKEKLLDFIKHNQLPLVIEFTEQTAPKIFGGEIKTHILLFLPKSVSDHEATLRNFRKAAEGFKGKILFIFIDSDHSDNQRILEFFGLKKEESPAVRLITLEEEMTKYKPESDELTAEKIAEFCQRFLEGKVKPHLMSQELPDDWDKQPVKVLVGKNFEEVAFDEKKNVFVEFYAPWCGHCKQLAPIWDKLGETYKDHESIVIAKMDSTANEVEAVKVHSFPTLKFFPAGADRTVIDYNGERTLDGFKKFLESGGQDGAGDDDDLEDLEEAEEPDLEEDDDKAVKDEL; from the exons ATGCTGCGCCGCGCTCTGCTCTGCCTGGTCTTGGCCGCGCTGCCCCGCGCGGGCGCCGGCGCCCCCGACGAGGAGGACCACGTCCTGGTGCTCAACAAGAGCAACTTCGACGAGGCGCTGGCGGCCCACAAGTACCTGCTGGTGGAGTTCT ATGCCCCGTGGTGTGGCCACTGCAAGGCTCTGGCTCCAGAGTATGCCAAAGCAGCTGGGAAACTGAAGGCAGAAGGTTCTGAGATCAGACTGGCGAAGGTCGATGCCACGGAAGAGTCTGAGTTGGCCCAGCAGTATGGCGTCCGAGGCTACCCGACCATCAAGTTCTTCAAGAATGGAGACACGGCTTCCCCTAAAGAATACACAG GTGGGCCTGCGTGTGTTGGTGCAGCTGGCAGAGAGGCCGATGACATCGTGAGCTGGCTGAAGAAGCGCACAGGCCCCGCTGCCACCACCCTGCCCGACGGGGCTGCTGCCGAGGCCTTGGTGGCGTCCAGTGAGGTGGCCGTCATTGGCTTCTTCAAG GACTTAGAGTCGGACTCCGCTAAGCAGTTCCTGCTGGCAGCAGAGGCCGTCGACGACATCCCCTTTGGGGTCACGTCCAGCGGTGACGTGTTCTCCAAGTACCAGCTGGACAAGGACAGAGTGGTCCTCTTTAAGAAG TTCGACGAAGGCCGGAATGACTTTGAGGGGGAGGTCACCAAGGAGAAGCTGTTGGACTTCATCAAGCACAACCAGCTGCCGCTGGTCATCGAGTTCACCGAGCAG ACAGCCCCGAAGATCTTTGGAGGCGAGATCAAGACTCACATCCTGCTGTTCCTGCCGAAGAGTGTGTCTGACCACGAGGCCACACTGAGAAACTTCCGAAAAGCCGCCGAGGGCTTCAAGGGCAAG ATCCTGTTCATCTTCATCGACAGTGACCACTCTGACAACCAGCGCATCCTAGAGTTCTTTGGCCTGAAGAAGGAGGAGAGCCCAGCCGTGCGCCTCATCACGCTGGAGGAGGAGATGACCAAGTACAAGCCCGAGTCGGACGAGCTGACCGCGGAAAAGATCGCCGAGTTCTGCCAGCGCTTCCTGGAGGGCAAGGTCAAG ccccacctgatGAGCCAAGAGCTGCCTGACGACTGGGACAAGCAGCCAGTCAAAGTGCTGGTCGGGAAGAACTTCGAGGAGGTCGCCTTTGACGAGAAAAAGAACGTCTTCGTGGAGTTCT ACGCCCCGTGGTGCGGGCACTGCAAGCAGCTGGCCCCCATCTGGGATAAGCTGGGGGAGACGTACAAGGACCATGAGAGCATCGTCATCGCCAAGATGGACTCCACGGCCAACGAGGTGGAGGCGGTGAAAGTGCACAGCTTCCCCACGCTCAAGTTCTTCCCTGCTGGCGCCGACCGGACG GTCATCGACTACAATGGGGAACGGACATTGGACGGTTTTAAGAAGTTCCTGGAGAGCGGCGGCCAGGACGGGGCCGGGGATGACGAC GATCTAGAAGACCTAGAAGAAGCAGAAGAGCCTGACCTGGAGGAAGACGACGACAAAGCTGTGAAAGATGAACTGTaa
- the PPP1R27 gene encoding protein phosphatase 1 regulatory subunit 27, with protein MPSRTARYARYSPRQRRRRFLANRSVHFPNDVLFLDHIRQGDLEQVGRFIRTRKVSLDTIYPSGLAALHEAVLSGNLECVKLLVKYGADIHQRDETGWTALHIACSDGYPDIARYLISLGADREAANDDGDLPSDLIDPDFKDLVELFKGTKMD; from the exons ATGCCCAGCAGAACAGCCCGCTATGCCCGCTATAGCCCACGGCAGCGGCGCCGGAGGTTCTTGGCCAATAGAAGTGTGCACTTCCCTAATGATGTCCTGTTCTTGGACCACATTCGCCAGGGTGACCTGGAGCAGGTGGGGCGCTTCATCAGGACTCGGAAAGTCTCCCTGGACACCATCTACCCCTCAG gcctggctgccctTCATGAAGCAGTGCTCTCTGGAAACCTGGAGTGTGTCAAGTTGCTGGTCAAATACGGGGCTGACATTCACCAGCGTGATGAGACGGGCTGGACGGCCCTGCACATCGCCTGCAGCGACGGGTACCCTGATATAGCCAG GTACCTCATTTCCCTGGGGGCAGACAGAGAAGCTGCCAACGATGATGGTGACCTGCCCTCGGACCTCATTGACCCTGACTTCAAGGACTTGGTGGAGCTCTTCAAAGGGACTAAGATGGACTGA
- the P4HB gene encoding protein disulfide-isomerase isoform X2, translating to MLRRALLCLVLAALPRAGAGAPDEEDHVLVLNKSNFDEALAAHKYLLVEFYAPWCGHCKALAPEYAKAAGKLKAEGSEIRLAKVDATEESELAQQYGVRGYPTIKFFKNGDTASPKEYTAGREADDIVSWLKKRTGPAATTLPDGAAAEALVASSEVAVIGFFKDLESDSAKQFLLAAEAVDDIPFGVTSSGDVFSKYQLDKDRVVLFKKFDEGRNDFEGEVTKEKLLDFIKHNQLPLVIEFTEQTAPKIFGGEIKTHILLFLPKSVSDHEATLRNFRKAAEGFKGKILFIFIDSDHSDNQRILEFFGLKKEESPAVRLITLEEEMTKYKPESDELTAEKIAEFCQRFLEGKVKPHLMSQELPDDWDKQPVKVLVGKNFEEVAFDEKKNVFVEFYAPWCGHCKQLAPIWDKLGETYKDHESIVIAKMDSTANEVEAVKVHSFPTLKFFPAGADRTVIDYNGERTLDGFKKFLESGGQDGAGDDDDLEDLEEAEEPDLEEDDDKAVKDEL from the exons ATGCTGCGCCGCGCTCTGCTCTGCCTGGTCTTGGCCGCGCTGCCCCGCGCGGGCGCCGGCGCCCCCGACGAGGAGGACCACGTCCTGGTGCTCAACAAGAGCAACTTCGACGAGGCGCTGGCGGCCCACAAGTACCTGCTGGTGGAGTTCT ATGCCCCGTGGTGTGGCCACTGCAAGGCTCTGGCTCCAGAGTATGCCAAAGCAGCTGGGAAACTGAAGGCAGAAGGTTCTGAGATCAGACTGGCGAAGGTCGATGCCACGGAAGAGTCTGAGTTGGCCCAGCAGTATGGCGTCCGAGGCTACCCGACCATCAAGTTCTTCAAGAATGGAGACACGGCTTCCCCTAAAGAATACACAG CTGGCAGAGAGGCCGATGACATCGTGAGCTGGCTGAAGAAGCGCACAGGCCCCGCTGCCACCACCCTGCCCGACGGGGCTGCTGCCGAGGCCTTGGTGGCGTCCAGTGAGGTGGCCGTCATTGGCTTCTTCAAG GACTTAGAGTCGGACTCCGCTAAGCAGTTCCTGCTGGCAGCAGAGGCCGTCGACGACATCCCCTTTGGGGTCACGTCCAGCGGTGACGTGTTCTCCAAGTACCAGCTGGACAAGGACAGAGTGGTCCTCTTTAAGAAG TTCGACGAAGGCCGGAATGACTTTGAGGGGGAGGTCACCAAGGAGAAGCTGTTGGACTTCATCAAGCACAACCAGCTGCCGCTGGTCATCGAGTTCACCGAGCAG ACAGCCCCGAAGATCTTTGGAGGCGAGATCAAGACTCACATCCTGCTGTTCCTGCCGAAGAGTGTGTCTGACCACGAGGCCACACTGAGAAACTTCCGAAAAGCCGCCGAGGGCTTCAAGGGCAAG ATCCTGTTCATCTTCATCGACAGTGACCACTCTGACAACCAGCGCATCCTAGAGTTCTTTGGCCTGAAGAAGGAGGAGAGCCCAGCCGTGCGCCTCATCACGCTGGAGGAGGAGATGACCAAGTACAAGCCCGAGTCGGACGAGCTGACCGCGGAAAAGATCGCCGAGTTCTGCCAGCGCTTCCTGGAGGGCAAGGTCAAG ccccacctgatGAGCCAAGAGCTGCCTGACGACTGGGACAAGCAGCCAGTCAAAGTGCTGGTCGGGAAGAACTTCGAGGAGGTCGCCTTTGACGAGAAAAAGAACGTCTTCGTGGAGTTCT ACGCCCCGTGGTGCGGGCACTGCAAGCAGCTGGCCCCCATCTGGGATAAGCTGGGGGAGACGTACAAGGACCATGAGAGCATCGTCATCGCCAAGATGGACTCCACGGCCAACGAGGTGGAGGCGGTGAAAGTGCACAGCTTCCCCACGCTCAAGTTCTTCCCTGCTGGCGCCGACCGGACG GTCATCGACTACAATGGGGAACGGACATTGGACGGTTTTAAGAAGTTCCTGGAGAGCGGCGGCCAGGACGGGGCCGGGGATGACGAC GATCTAGAAGACCTAGAAGAAGCAGAAGAGCCTGACCTGGAGGAAGACGACGACAAAGCTGTGAAAGATGAACTGTaa